CTCGCCCTGCGCGAGGCTCGCGCGCAGGGCTACGTGGGCAAGGCGCTTGATAACACGTACAAATTCACGATCAACCGAGCCGTGCGCGAGTCCCGCGCCGCCGGCGCCGCGGCCGCCTTTTTCATCGCCGCGGCGTACGTGCTTGCGCGGCGGCGTTCCGTCACGCGCCGGCGCTTCGCGCGGTCGCTCGCGATTGGCGGCGGAATCGCCCTGTTGTTGCTGTTTGTCGCGGCCTTCCTGTTTCAACGGGAACTCGCGGCCGGCCACAACAAGCTCTACGGGCAATATGTCGATATCGAAACCTTTGCCTTTCGCGCGCTGTTTTCCTCCGTATTGACCGTTCCGCCGCCCGGAAGGTTCATTTTGATCTTCATTTTTGGAGCGGTGCTCGTGGGGCTCGCCTTTGCCGCGACGGCCGCGGAAAAGCGGTTATTCGCAAATGGCGGCGAGTCGGCGTTCGGCGCGGCGCATCCGGCGATCTGGATCGCCTCGGCGATCGTGCTGGCCGTCGCGTCGATCGTCGGCGCGGCCAACAAACCGGCGGCGGCGCGGCACGATCCGCCGGACATCATCCTCATCAGCATCGACACGCTGCGCGCCGATCATCTGCCGACGTACGGCTACGAGCGCGACACCTCGCCCGCGCTTGGCGAACTGGCCGCGAACGGCGTCGTTGTCGAACGCCATATCGCGCACGCGCCGTGGACGCTTCCGTCCCACATGTCGATGTTCACCGGCGTCATTCCGAGCCGTCACGGCGCGACGCAGCCCATCGCCGCCATCGCCGACGACATGACGACGTTTCCGGAACTGCTCAAGAACGCCGGATACGCGACCGGCGGTTTCGCGACGAACATCCTTCTTGGCGCAAGCTACGGCTTTGCGAGCGCGTTCGATACGTACGCGCTGAATCCGAACTGGAACGCGGGTGCCGTCGCGGGCGGCGCGGCCTCGTGGTTCGTGAAGCAGCGCAAACCCGCGTTCCTGTTTTTGCACATCTTCGATCCACACTTTCCGTACGATCCGCCGCCCGCGTTTCGCGGCCGGTTCGGACCCGAGGACGAAGCCGTGGCGCGCGCGCAGAAATTGGACTTCTACGACTTTTTCCGCTTCATGGAAGGCGAGGGTGCATCGCGCGTGGCGGCCGTGCGGGATCGATACGACGAGGAAATCCTGGCGACGGATGCCG
This sequence is a window from bacterium. Protein-coding genes within it:
- a CDS encoding sulfatase, with protein sequence MNHLVHRFLNVWLALTAMAVVVALGLALREARAQGYVGKALDNTYKFTINRAVRESRAAGAAAAFFIAAAYVLARRRSVTRRRFARSLAIGGGIALLLLFVAAFLFQRELAAGHNKLYGQYVDIETFAFRALFSSVLTVPPPGRFILIFIFGAVLVGLAFAATAAEKRLFANGGESAFGAAHPAIWIASAIVLAVASIVGAANKPAAARHDPPDIILISIDTLRADHLPTYGYERDTSPALGELAANGVVVERHIAHAPWTLPSHMSMFTGVIPSRHGATQPIAAIADDMTTFPELLKNAGYATGGFATNILLGASYGFASAFDTYALNPNWNAGAVAGGAASWFVKQRKPAFLFLHIFDPHFPYDPPPAFRGRFGPEDEAVARAQKLDFYDFFRFMEGEGASRVAAVRDRYDEEILATDAALRTFFERLAEHRRLGDALIIVTSDHGEEFGEHGMWGHGLTLYAEMLNVPLIVKMPRGACAGSRLRDRLVPQKALFDLIVSASATPLSDARWSLCDESGAPASVAALAVDDPVIAEDSMLGPLRYAANGRERKLIEPTSVHVEGFVDFETGFELYDFAADALEKNNLLAGEENVVDAIRTKAPALHQEICRTRLAYAGSTEGGAVTLDVQTRERLKSLGYLTGESSGGDAAFDEFCAPVAP